The following coding sequences are from one Betaproteobacteria bacterium window:
- the clpP gene encoding ATP-dependent Clp endopeptidase proteolytic subunit ClpP: MVIEQSGRGERAYDIYSRLLRERVVFLVGPVNDTTANLVVAQLLFLEAENPDKDIYFYINSPGGSVTAGLSIYDTMQFIKPDVSTLCIGQAASMGAFLLTAGAKGKRFALPNSRIMIHQPLGGFQGQASDIAIHAREILSIRDKLNRIMAEHTGQPVERIEKDTDRDNFLSAAEAAEYGLIDKVLSRRDAA; encoded by the coding sequence ATGGTGATCGAACAGAGCGGTCGGGGCGAGCGCGCCTACGACATCTACTCCCGCCTGCTGCGGGAGCGGGTGGTTTTCCTGGTGGGGCCGGTCAATGACACCACCGCCAACCTGGTGGTCGCTCAACTGCTCTTCCTGGAAGCGGAGAATCCGGACAAGGACATCTACTTCTACATCAACTCGCCGGGAGGTTCGGTGACGGCCGGTCTGTCGATCTACGACACGATGCAGTTCATCAAACCCGACGTATCGACCCTGTGCATCGGCCAGGCGGCGTCCATGGGAGCTTTCCTGCTGACCGCCGGCGCCAAGGGCAAGCGTTTCGCCCTGCCCAACTCGCGCATCATGATCCACCAACCCCTGGGCGGCTTCCAGGGGCAGGCGTCGGATATTGCCATCCACGCCAGGGAAATCCTCTCCATCCGCGACAAGCTCAATCGCATCATGGCAGAGCATACCGGCCAGCCCGTCGAGCGTATCGAGAAGGACACCGATCGCGATAATTTCCTTTCGGCTGCGGAAGCGGCAGAATACGGACTGATCGACAAGGTTCTGTCCCGTCGCGACGCGGCCTGA